A stretch of Falco rusticolus isolate bFalRus1 chromosome 2, bFalRus1.pri, whole genome shotgun sequence DNA encodes these proteins:
- the LOC119142668 gene encoding E3 SUMO-protein ligase RanBP2-like isoform X2: MMRRTKPEVERYVASVQAAAPSPREKSIKGFLFAKLYFEIKEYELAKRYISTYLSVQERDPKAHRFLGQIYEAEDNIEKAFGCYKRSVELNPTQKDLVLKIAELLCSNDITDGRAKYWVERAAKLFPGSPAVYRLKEQLLDCKGEDGWNQLFDLIQAELYARPDDVYINIRLVALYRSNNRLRDAVLHCQEAEKKIPLQSSLEWCSCVVETFEEYLESLQDLESDKNNWRTIKKDHLLAYSSFVKMTLSSRDVQECREALESFDRALQSVKPYVNLADELSRTYVEMKGQLYMHAGTLLLKMAQHNEAQWKVVCELAALCYLISFQVPKPKSKLIKGDQTGQDVLEMLACDRKSQSGHMLLNLSHGKQDFFKEIVESFANKSGSFTLFDSLFESGASRERSFIGTDDIGNVSVQAPVQTELNKYDIGAVRMHNGSLQHLVWLGLQWNSMSVLPPMRKWLKQLFHLPQETSRLETDAPESICLLDLEVFLLGVVFTSNLQLQEKFNSHSGAHQPQFLPLPVCKQLYTEKQRSWWDAVRTLIQRKAIPGTAAKLRLIVQHGISTLRTLEKHGLQPALIIHWAKSLQKTGISLNSFYDQKEYIGRSVYYWKKVLPVLETIKKKRSIPEPIDPLFKHFHSVDIQAFQVAAYEEEAHIAFAMLDAVDGKTDDALLAFEAIKNVVSYWNLAVIFQRKAEEIENDAMLPEEQEEHKTYLLKSKHYLMKIIEEGSSDTSVTEKLPVSIETVREMLDTVIQELGENGEDGSPAFRNGVSVDSEMKHSAPSPTKFSLSPSKNYKFSPKTPQWAEDHRSILQMICQQVEALKNEMQEMKLNNSNLNVSSHRWPAESYGTDTMSEGYQRAQNLHEAPLTVATTGPSVYYSQSPAYNSQYLLRTTATNVTPTKAPVYGVNRLAPQQHIYAYQQPMHTPPLQNTSACMFSQEIYGTPLRFDSPATGLISPRGGDDYYNYSVPQASTNPPLPEPGYFTKPSVAPPTLKPAESKVIEFSKSKFSQPGTAEGSKTSLPTPAQSSQSTTFKFNTNFKSNDGDFTFSSLQVAMQPPNAGFNSSESLLGLLTSDNKSLQDDRYIEQKPINDHTGSQRNIFSFGNKHISGISFKEGMGQNAHKNLAFEKSDMFSVQEPSKLVFVTSNSDLANRSHETEGGSTHGGDEDDDGPHFDPVVPLPDKIEVKTGEEDEEEFFCNRAKLFRFDAESKEWKERGIGNVKILKHKVSGKFRLLMRRDQVLKICANHYINTDMKLTPNAGSDKSFVWHALDYADELPKPEQLAIRFKTPEEAMLFKNKFEESQSILKTLGSNVDTSVTQNSGTARETTNQDIKEPSKSVSGTLSFGFQFPKDGVSSESDGKGNLTATSTASGPTTFSFGKEAPQTYSSGGFAQHLLKKDQWECKVCLVPNEATAKNCVSCQSPNSDKWETHGTPLPDSAASFKASGNTVQDKFGSAFAKKEGQWDCSVCSVRNEPTASKCSACQNPNKTSTAVSGQQSSSKFGQAIAAKAIQNDLGTAFSKKEGQWDCSVCLVQNEAKDVNCRSCQNPNSQSQPNVPTSTVQASPAPRFGSIGDASKPQKNEFEGLFAKKEGQWDCNTCLMGNEGSSPACIALQTPNPAGKPVSDAASAPTFGFKSKLSEPAAGQLGTGFKCNFSEKGFKFGHEPGKMPSFTFRIPSDTEAKSAKEGFSFPVLASGFKFGIQESSKNTTKKDEPSKECTTGFSKSVDEKDKKEPPSDSRITFQFQETANKEKGDFVFGQNSSTFTFAELAKSTPGEGFQFGKKDPNFKGFSGAGEKLFSSQDSKTDHKANTSADLGEKDDDVYKTEDSDDIHFEPIVQMPEKVEPFTGEEDEKVLYSQRVKLFRFDPETSQWKERGVGNLKILKNEVNGKVRILMRREQVLKVCANHWITTTMNLKQLSGSDKAWMWMANDFSDGDAKLEHLAAKFKTPEQAEEFKQKFEECQRLLLDIPLQTPHKLVDTGRTAQLIQKAEEMKCDLKDLKTFLTDDKTKLSEEEHVTSGCASSTSDVVIKPHAESTGPTLEWDNYDLREEALDDSVSSSVYASPLASSPVRKNLFRFGESTTGFSFSFKSALSPSKSPAKQNQSRTSVGTDEDSDVTQEEERDGQYFEPVVPLPDLVEVTSGEENEQVVFSHRAKLYRYDKDANQWKERGIGDIKILQNYDNKQVRIVMRRDQVLKLCANHRITPDMNMQQMKGSDRAWVWTACDFADGERKVELLAVRFKLQDVADSFKQIFDEAKHAQERETLITPLSSRNNTPKESPCGKNAVAVLEETTRERTDLSHGDDTSDLAVEVAEVSNTSETPTKTVVSPPKFVFGSESVKSIFSNEKTKTFTFGNTSATGSLFGFSFNPPRKSEDHIPPSRNTAQKELISEPPKSFSAPQMPLGSKVNNLPTSTQGGPCNFSFRIVEKAEKTTMSKDYLPSDEVIIVYELMPTPEQKALAGFLKLPSTFFCYKNKPGYVSDEDDDEDYETAVKKLNGKLYPSDSEKKKKLQDPVKVGITGKSEVNSERECAATEEKKPTPEEKAETAALQVPSTSVGGVSSDTKDNSPEDFQTKVKIQERKEDDSTSSTDLVCTSKEEVPCPPAGEVTVFVQSATNNEEPDSTMETVHVSQASSGADDKPVDLSSKKNDSDCSESTQENRIISFGFGNTAGLSFADLASKSSGDFAFGSKDENFKWANTGAAVFGETAHKVDEDEGGSDDEVVHSDDIHFEPIVSLPEVEVKSGEEDEEILFKERAKLYRWDRDATQWKERGVGEIKILFHTQKKYYRVLMRRDQVLKVCANHVITKEMNLVPSDTSNNALIWTATDYADGEVKVEQLAVRFKSQEMANSFKRRFEECQLSLSELQKGHLSLAAGLSKDTNPIVYFEVSADDEPLGHITMELFSNIVPRTAENFRALCTGEKGFGFKNSCFHRIVTDFVCQGGDITNHNGTGGRSIYGTAFEDENFEVKHTGPGLLSMANKGRDTNNSQFFITLKKAEHLDFKHVVFGFVKDGMDVVRKIESFGSPKGLVSGRVVITDCGQI, encoded by the exons TTTTGATCGTGCGCTTCAGTCAGTGAAACCATATGTGAATTTGGCTGATGAGTTGTCTCGTACCTATGTGGAAATGAAAGGACAGCTATACATGCATGCTGGAACTTTGCTACTGAAAATGGCCCAACACAATGAGGCACAGTGGAAAGTTGTGTGTGAACTAGCAGCATTGTGTTATCTGATAAGTTTCCAG GTTCCTAAACCAAAGTCAAAACTAATAAAGGGGGATCAAACTGGACAAGATGTGCTAGAAATGTTGGCCTGTGATCGAAAAAGCCAGTCTG gtCATATGCTCCTGAACTTAAGCCATGGCAAGCAGGACTTTTTTAAAGAGATTGTGGAATCATTTGCAAACAAGAGTGGTTCATTTACGTTGTTTGATAGCCTGTTTGAGAGTGGAGCTTCTAGAGAGAGATCTTTTATCGGCACGGATGATATTGGAAATGTCAGTGTACAAGCACCAGTGCAAACGGAACTTAATAAATACGATATTG GTGCTGTTCGAATGCACAATGGCAGTCTTCAGCACCTTGTGTGGCTTGGCTTGCAGTGGAACTCTATGTCAGTCTTACCACCAATGCGCAAATGgttaaaacagctttttcactTGCCCCAAGAAACATCAAGACTTGAGACAGATGCTCCCGAATCCATTTGCCTGTTGGACCTTGAA gTATTCCTACTTGGTGTGGTATTCACTAGCAACTTACAATTGCAAGAGAAGTTCAATTCTCACTCTGGTGCACATCAGCCTCAATTTTTACCATTGCCAGTGTGCAAACAGCTCTATACCGAAAAGCAAAGATCCTGGTGGGATGCTGTTCGTACTCttattcagagaaaagcaat ACcgggaacagcagcaaaactgagaCTTATTGTACAGCATGGAATAAGTACTCTGCGAACACTGGAGAAGCATGGCCTTCAACCTGCCTTAATTATACACTGGGCAAAAAGCCTGCAAAAAACA GGCATTAGCCTTAACTCTTTCTATGACCAGAAGGAATACATTGGACGAAGTGTTTACTACTGGAAGAAAGTTTTGCCTGTGCTGGAAACTATCAAAAAGAAGAGGAGTATTCCTGAACCTATTGATCCTCTCTTCAAACACTTCCATAGTGTAGACATTCAG GCCTTTCAGGTTGCAGCATATGAAGAAGAGGCACATATAGCATTTGCAATGTTGGATGCAGTTGATGGCAAAACTGATGATGCTTTATTAGCATTTGAAGCTATTAAGAATGTGGTTTCATACTGGAATCTTGCTGTG ATCTTccaaagaaaggcagaagagattGAAAATGATGCCATGCTGCCAGAAGAGCAAGAAGAACACAAAACCTATCTTCTTAAAAGCAAGCATTATCTAATGAAGATCATTGAGGAAGGCTCCTCAGACACCTCAGTAACTGAGAAA CTGCCAGTGTCTATTGAAACTGTAAGGGAAATGCTAGATACAGTGATCCAGGAACTTGGTGAGAATGGTGAAGATGGAAGTCCTGCCTTCAGAAATGGTGTGTCTGTAGATTCAGAGATGAAACATTCCGCTCCATCACCAACTAAGTTCTCTCTTTCACCATCTAAGAACTACAAG TTTTCTCCTAAAACTCCTCAGTGGGCAGAAGATCACAGGTCTATACTTCAAATGATCTGTCAGCAAGTGGAAGCTTTAAAG aatgaaatgcaagaaatgAAACTTAATAATTCCAACTTAAATGTGTCATCTCATCGGTGGCCTGCTGAAAGTTACGGAACAGATACAATGTCAGAGGGATATCAGAGAGCACAGAATCTTCATGAAGCTCCATTAACAG TTGCTACCACTGGCCCGTCTGTTTACTACAGCCAGTCGCCTGCCTATAACTCTCAGTATCTTCTCAGAACTACTGCAACCAATGTAACGCCAACAAAG gCTCCTGTTTATGGCGTGAACAGACTTGCACCTCAGCAACATATATATGCTTATCAACAACCAATGCATACACCACCTCTGCAAAACACTTCTGCTTGTATGTTTTCCCAAGAAATATATGGCACACCTCTGCGTTTTGATTCTCCTGCTACTGGACTCATTTCTCCGCGTGGGGGTGATGATTATTACAACTACAGCGTTCCACAGGCAAGCACAAATCCACCATTACCTGAACCAGGCTATTTCACAAAGCCTTCAGTCGCTCCACCAACTTTAAAGCCTGCAGAATCAAAGGTGATagaattttcaaaatctaaATTCAGCCAGCCAGGAACAGCAGAAGGATCAAAAACATCCCTGCCAACACCAGCACAGTCAAGCCAGTCAACAACTTTTAAATTCAATACTAACTTCAAGTCTAATGATGGAGACttcaccttttcttctcttcaagTTGCAATGCAGCCTCCTAATGCAGGTTTTAATAGTAGCGAAAGCCTCTTGGGTCTTCTGACATCTGATAATAAATCTTTACAGGATGATAGATACATTGAACAAAAACCAATTAACGATCACACAGGCAGTCAAAGAAATATCTTCAGTTTTGGCAATAAACATATTTCAGGCATCTCTTTTAAAGAAGGCATGGGacaaaatgcacacaaaaaCCTGGCTTTTGAGAAGAGTGATATGTTTAGTGTCCAAGAACCAAGCAAGCTTGTATTTGTGACTTCAAATTCGGATTTGGCCAATAGAAGTCATGAAACAGAGGGAGGAAGCACCCATGGTGGAGATGAGGATGATGATGGTCCTCATTTTGATCCTGTGGTGCCACTCCCTGACAAGATTGAAGTAAAGACAGGTGAGGAAGATGAAGAGGAGTTCTTCTGCAACAGAGCTAAGCTTTTCCGTTTTGATGCAGAATCTAAAGAATGGAAGGAAAGGGGTattggaaatgtaaaaatactgaaacataaAGTATCTGGGAAATTTCGTCTCTTAATGAGACGGGACCAAGTGCTGAAGATTTGTGCAAATCACTACATAAATACAGATATGAAATTAACTCCAAATGCTGGATCAGATAAGTCATTTGTGTGGCATGCTTTAGATTATGCAGATGAGttgccaaaaccagaacagcttGCAATTAGATTTAAGACACCTGAGGAAgcaatgcttttcaaaaataagttTGAGGAGTcacagagtattttaaaaaccttggGATCAAATGTTGACACATCTGTGACTCAGAACAGTGGGACTGCAAGAGAAACGACAAATCAGGACATCAAGGAGCCTAGCAAATCTGTTTCTGGGACCCTGAGCTTTGGCTTTCAGTTCCCGAAAGATGGGGTGAGCAGTGAATCTGATGGCAAAGGCAACCTTACAGCTACATCAACTGCATCTGGCCCTACtactttttcatttggaaaggaAGCCCCACAAACCTATTCTTCTGGTGGTTTTGCACAACATCTCTTGAAGAAAGATCAATGGGAGTGTAAAGTATGTTTAGTTCCAAATGAAGCTACTGCAAAGAATTGTGTATCATGTCAAAGTCCAAATTCAGATAAGTGGGAAACACATGGCACCCCATTACCTGACTCTGCTGCGAGTTTCAAAGCCAGTGGTAACACTGTGCAGGACAAATTTGGATCTGCTTTTGCTAAAAAGGAAGGTCAATGGGACTGCAGCGTCTGTTCAGTGAGAAATGAACCCACTGCCTCCAAGTGTAGTGCTTGCCAGAATCCAAACAAAACTAGTACAGCGGTATCTGGTCAACAAAGTTCCTCTAAATTTGGCCAAGCAATTGCTGCAAAGGCTATTCAAAATGACTTGGGAactgctttttctaaaaaagaagGTCAGTGGGACTGCTCTGTATGCCTAGTCCAGAATGAAGCAAAGGATGTCAACTGTCGTTCTTGTCAGAATCCTAACTCTCAAAGTCAACCAAATGTGCCTACATCTACTGTTCAGGCATCCCCTGCTCCCAGGTTTGGCTCCATTGGTGATGCAAGTAAgccacagaaaaatgaatttgaagGGCTTTTTGCTAAAAAGGAAGGGCAGTGGGATTGTAATACTTGTCTGATGGGGAATGAAGGTTCTTCGCCAGCCTGCATAGCTCTCCAAACACCAAATCCAGCTGGTAAGCCTGTGAGTGATGCTGCATCAGCTCCTACTTTTGGCTTCAAAAGTAAATTATCTGAACCTGCTGCAGGACAGTTGGGAACAGGCTTTAAGTGTAATTTCTCAGAAAAGGGCTTTAAGTTTGGTCATGAGCCAGGCAAGATGCCATCATTTACATTTCGCATTCCTTCTGATACTGAAGCTAAGTCTGCAAAGGAAGGATTTAGCTTTCCAGTGCTTGCAAGCGGATTTAAATTTGGAATACAGGAGTCTAGTAAAAATACCACCAAGAAAGATGAACCATCCAAAGAATGTACGACTGGCTTCTCAAAAAGTGTtgatgaaaaagacaaaaaggaaccTCCTTCAGATAGCAGAATTACATTCCAATTTCAAGAAACAGCTAACAAGGAGAAAGGTGACTTTGTTTTTGggcaaaacagcagcacttttACTTTTGCTGAGCTTGCAAAAAGTACTCCTGGGGAAGGCTTTCAATTTGGTAAGAAAGATCCTAACTTCAAAGGCTTTTCAGGTGCAGGTGAAAAGCTGTTCTCTTCACAGGATTCTAAAACAGATCACAAAGCAAACACATCTGCTGACCTTGGTGAGAAGGATGATGATGTATATAAGACAGAGGACAGTGATGATATCCATTTTGAACCTATAGTTCAAATGCCTGAAAAAGTAGAACCATTTACAGGAGAGGAAGATGAGAAAGTGCTATACTCCCAAAGAGTAAAGTTGTTCAGGTTCGATCCAGAAACAAGTCAGTGGAAAGAACGTGGGGTGGGCAACTTGAAGattcttaaaaatgaagttaacGGCAAAGTAAGAATATTAATGCGGCGTGAGCAGGTACTGAAGGTCTGTGCAAACCACTGgataacaacaacaatgaaCTTGAAACAGCTGTCTGGCTCAGACAAGGCATGGATGTGGATGGCCAATGACTTCTCTGATGGTGATGCAAAGTTGGAACATCTGGCAGCAAAATTCAAGACACCAGAGCAGGCTGAGGAGTTCAAACAGAAGTTTGAAGAATGTCAGAGACTACTACTAGATATACCACTGCAGACACCTCATAAACTTGTTGATACAGGTAGGACAGCTCAACTtatacagaaagcagaagaaatgaagtgTGATTTAAAAGatctcaaaacatttctgacagATGACAAAACCAAACTGTCAGAAGAGGAACATGTAACCTCTGGTTGTGCCAGCAGTACTTCTGATGTGGTTATAAAGCCACATGCTGAAAGTACTGGGCCTACTCTGGAATGGGATAACTATGACTTGCGTGAAGAAGCGTTGGATGATAGTGTAAGTAGTTCTGTATATGCATCTCCTCTTGCAAGTAGCCCTGTAAGGAAAAACCTTTTTAGATTCGGAGAGTCTACAACAGGTTTTAGTTTCAGCTTTAAATCTGCCTTGAGCCCATCCAAATCTCCTGCCAAACAGAACCAGAGTAGAACATCAGTAGGCACAGATGAAGATTCTGATGTGACTcaagaagaggagagagatgGGCAGTACTTTGAACCTGTGGTACCTCTGCCTGATCTCGTGGAAGTGACCAGTGGTGAGGAAAATGAGCAAGTTGTCTTCAGTCACAGAGCTAAACTCTACAGATATGATAAAGATGCTAATCAGTGGAAAGAGAGAGGTATTGGGGATATCAAGATATTGCAGAACTATGACAACAAACAAGTGCGCATAGTAATGAGAAGGGACCAGGTACTAAAACTCTGTGCCAATCACAGAATAACACCAGATATGAATATGCAACAAATGAAAGGATCTGATAGAGCATGGGTATGGACTGCGTGTGACTTTGCAGATGGGGAAAGGAAAGTAGAACTTCTAGCTGTGCGATTCAAGCTGCAAGATGTGGCAGACTCATTTAAGCAAATTTTTGATGAAGCAAAGCATGCCCAAGAGAGAGAGACACTGATAACGCCTCTCTCTTCCCGTAACAACACGCCGAAGGAATCTCCGTGTGGTAAAAATGCTGTAGCCGTATTAGAAGAAACTACCAGAGAAAGAACTGACCTCAGCCATGGTGATGATACTTCTGATTTAGCTGTAGAGGTTGCAGAGGTGTCAAACACTTCTGAAACGCCAACAAAAACAGTGGTTTCTCCTCCAAAGTTTGTATTTGGATCTGAATCTGTCAAGAGCATTTTCAGTAATGAAAAGACAAAGACATTCACGTTCGGAAATACTTCAGCCACTGGTTCTCTGTTTGGCTTCAGCTTTAATCCTCCCAGAAAGAGTGAAGACCATATTCCACCGTCTCggaacacagcacagaaagaactGATCTCTGAACCACCAAAAAGCTTTAGTGCTCCTCAGATGCCTTTAGGCAGCAAGGTAAACAACTTGCCAACTTCAACACAAGGTGGACCCTGTAACTTCTCATTTAGAATTGTGGAAAAAG cagagaagacaaCGATGTCAAAAGACTATCTTCCATCTGATGAGGTTATAATAGTTTACGAGTTAATGCCTACCCCTGAACAGAAGGCTCTCGCTGGCTTTCTCAAGCTACCTTCAACATTCTTCTGTTACAAGAATAAGCCTGGATATGTGAGTGACGAGGATGACG ATGAAGACTACGAAACAGCTGTTAAGAAACTTAATGGGAAATTGTATCCCAGtgattcagaaaagaaaaagaaattgcaagATCCTGTAAAAG TGGGCATCACTGGAAAAAGTGAAGTCAACAGTGAAAGAGAATGTGCTGCTactgaggaaaagaaaccaacTCCTGAGGAGAAGGCTGAAACAGCAGCTCTCCAGGTTCCTTCTACATCTGTCGGTGGTGTCAGCAGTGACACTAAGGATAACAGTCCAGAAGACTTTCAGACAAAAGTTAAGATTCAAGAAAGGAAA GAGGATGACAGTACAAGCTCAACTGACTTAGTTTGTACCAGTAAGGAAGAAGTACCTTGCCCACCAGCTGGTGAGGTGACAGTATTTGTCCAGTCAGCTACCAACAATGAAGAACCAGATTCCACTATGGAAACTGTGCATGTATCGCAAGCTTCATCAGGAGCCGATGACAAACCTGTAGACttatcaagtaaaaaaaatgattCGGACTGTTCAGAGTCAACACAAG AAAACAGAATCATCTCATTTGGTTTCGGCAATACTGCAGGCTTGTCGTTTGCAGATCTGGCTTCCAAAAGCTCTGGAGACTTTGCTTTTGGCTCAAAAG ATGAAAACTTCAAATGGGCAAATACAGGAGCAGCTGTGTTTGGAGAGACAGCCCATAAAGTAGATGAAGATGAAGGTGGTAGTGATGATGAGGTGGTACATAGCGATGATATCCACTTTGAGCCAATTGTGTCCTTACCAGAG GTGGAGGTAAAATCTGGAGAAGAAGACGAAGAAATTCTCTTCAAAGAGAGGGCAAAACTTTACAGATGGGACAGAGATGCTACTCAGTGGAAGGAGCGTGGTGTTGGAGAGATAAAGATCCTCTTCcatacacagaagaaatactaCAGAGTCCTAATGAGAAGAGACCAAGTTCTTAAGGTCTGTGCAAACCACGTCATCACCAAGGAAATGAACTTAGTGCCCTCTGATACATCCAACAATGCTTTAATTTGGACAGCCACAGATTATGCTG atggTGAAGTAAAAGTAGAGCAGCTTGCAGTCAGATTTAAAAGCCAAGAAATGGCTAACTCTTTCAAGAGGAGGTTTGAAGAATGCCAGCTAAGCTTGTCAGAGTTACAGAAGGGACACTTATCTCTGGCAGCAGGACTGTCAAAGGACACCAACCCCATTGTGTATTTTGAAGTTTCTGCTGATGATGAACCTTTAGGACACATAACCATGGAACTATTTTCAAATATTGTCCCTCGAACTGCTGAAAATTTCAGGGCCCTGTGCACAGGAGAGAAAGGATTTGGATTCAAGAACTCCTGCTTTCACAGAATAGTCACTGACTTTGTGTGTCAG ggaggCGATATAACTAACCATAATGGAACAGGTGGACGGTCAATTTATGGAACAGCATTTGAAGATGAGAATTTCGAAGTGAAACACACTGGTCCTGGATTGTTGTCAATGGCAAATAAGGGCAGGGATACAAATAACTCTCAGTTCTTTATAACActtaaaaaagcagaacacttGGACTTCAAGCATGTGGTATTTGGTTTTGTGAAAGATGGAATGGATGTTGTGAGAAAGATTGAATCCTTTGGTTCTCCTAAAGGACTAGTGAGTGGAAGAGTTGTCATTACAGACTGTGGGCAAATATAG